One genomic window of Trichosurus vulpecula isolate mTriVul1 chromosome X, mTriVul1.pri, whole genome shotgun sequence includes the following:
- the LOC118832851 gene encoding methyl-CpG-binding domain protein 1-like isoform X3, translating to MLRRGEVAHLGPHSHPTGERIRSKVELTRFLGPDCDLTCFDFKRGVLQHLPTKAPSSQKKKKRVWPRKAVPSIKEEQPPEPQLGSPAPQHPLAIWCENCGANILGDSAGRQRLRSLCKTCRAQRNAFNREQRTFKRVGCGDCAACQMTEDCGICTACVVQLPQPGTPRLPQSQCAQRRCLKIINKSFSCGLCSGCQTKEDCGACRICERKGKPGLKRHWKCLQRRCLKKRIMKRPRGLAAQKIPGRWPAQVVGPSGTAKDRPPSKLPRSQVRCLMRLPTVVTRNIGCKTKEPKWGQGSPAPSKLRYSSRRQSRRCGACAACQRCVDCGQCDFCQDKPKFGGCNQKRQKCRWRQCLHFAMKRLLPTARWDSPAVEGAALPRYRSRRRKGALVKQAKSGGLQGQRLVTEALSSGLEQKGLPVLTEELGPGFMLPPETDLVILQEQEGGEGIPVLRAPACILLQEYECPGLGVFIASPSVKQEVESYGDQTPGAASPLPAGFSSGLCNKGANRGQLQNPVKQEESFGNGEEEEEAAKATTPVIMEIYSLSGATPTPVGPYVGLDSVLQEFLAELNELPLPAHWEVLPPRGPDLCIIQRSPLSTMAAAVIHIQPGLYFHVVVQDVPVPPSHELYLAHPLRLTTVDEVVELICNLEAYHLCPGWPGRWEQGSRSPDCDVLVYEGRCQACCLEPYPSGSSSN from the exons ATGTTACGGCGGGGGGAAGTGGCTCACctggggccacacagcca CCCTACTGGAGAGAGGATCCGGAGTAAGGTCGAGCTCACTCGCTTCTTGGGGCCTGACTGTGATCTCACTTGTTTCGATTTTAAACGGGGTGTTCTCCAACATTTGCCGACCAAG GCACCGTCCtctcaaaagaagaagaaacgAGTTTGGCCCAGGAAGGCAGTGCCTTCCATCAAAGAGGAGCAGCCTCCGGAGCCCCAACTTGGCTCACCTGCCCCCCAGCACCCTCTGGCTAT ATGGTGTGAAAACTGTGGTGCCAACATCTTGGGGGACAGCGCTGGGCGTCAGCGACTGCGGTCTCTATGTAAAACCTGCCGAG CCCAGAGAAATGCCTTCAACCGGGAACAAAGAACATTCAAG CGAGTGGGCTGTGGTGACTGCGCAGCCTGCCAGATGACTGAGGACTGTGGCATCTGCACCGCCTGTGTTGTGCAGCTTCCCCAGCCTGGCACTCCCCGGCTCCCCCAAAGCCAGTGTGCCCAGCGCCGCTGCCTCAAGATCATTAATAAG AGCTTCAGCTGTGGTCTCTGTTCTGGCTGTCAAACCAAGGAGGATTGTGGGGCCTGCCGGATTTGTGAGCGCAAAGGGAAACCGGGCCTCAAAAGGCACTGGAAATGCCTTCAGCGGCGCTGTCTCAAG AAGCGGATAATGAAGAGACCTCGAGGGTTGGCTGCTCAGAAGATCCCAGGCAGGTGGCCAGCTCAAGTCGTCGGCCCTTCCGGCACTGCCAAG GACAGGCCACCTTCAAAGCTACCCAGGAGCCAGGTTCGATGTCTGATGAGGCTCCCCACAGTGGTGACA CGCAACATTGGTTGTAAGACCAAAGAGCCAAAGTGGGGCCAGGGCTCCCCCGCACCTTCCAAACTG CGCTACTCCAGCCGCCGGCAGAGCCGCAGATGTGGGGCCTGTGCAGCGTGCCAGCGCTGTGTGGACTGTGGCCAGTGCGACTTCTGCCAGGACAAGCCCAAATTTGGGGGCTGTAACCAGAAGCGCCAGAAGTGCCGGTGGAGGCAGTGCCTGCATTTTGCCATG AAACGTCTGCTGCCTACAGCCAGGTGGGACAGCCCTGCTGTAGAGGGGGCAGCTCTGCCTCGGTACCGGTCACGCCGTAGGAAGGGGGCCTTGGTTAAGCAGGCCAAATCTGGGGGCCTCCAGGGCCAGAGGCTGGTCACTGAGGCACTCAGCAGTGGGCTTGAG CAGAAGGGGCTCCCTGTACTGACGGAGGAGCTTGGTCCTGGTTTTATGCTGCCCCCGGAGACTGACCTGGTCATCCTGCAGGAGCAGGAGGGGGGTGAGGGCATCCCTGTGCTCCGTGCCCCAGCCTGCATCCTCCTCCAG GAGTATGAGTGTCCAGGCCTTGGGGTGTTTATCGCATCCCCCTCAGTGAAGCAGGAGGTTGAGAGTTATGGGGACCAAACTCCTGGAGctgcctccccactccctgcAGGCTTCTCCTCTGGCCTGTGCAACAAG ggaGCTAATAGGGGCCAGCTACAGAATCCTGTGAAACAAGAGGAAAGCTTTGgaaatggggaggaggaagaggaggcagccaAGGCAACCACTCCTGTG ATCATGGAGATTTACAGTCTGAGCGGTGCCACCCCAACACCAGTGGGGCCCTATGTAGGCCTGGACAGCGTCCTCCAAGAGTTTCTGGCGGAGCTGAATGAGCTGCCACTGCCAGCCCACTGGGAGGTCCTGCCACCGAGGGGGCCTGACCTGTGCATCATCCAACGTTCCCCCTTGTCCACCATGGCTGCTGCAGTCATCCACATCCAGCCAGGCCTCTATTTCCATGTGGTGGTGCAAGATGTCCCTGTCCCACCCAGCCACGAGCTCTACTTGGCCCACCCATTGCGACTCACCACTGTGGATGAGGTGGTGGAACTCATCTGCAACCTGGAGGCTTACCATCTGTGCCCTGGCTGGCCTGGCCGCTGGGAGCAGGGCTCACGTTCTCCAGACTGTGACGTCCTAGTGTATGAGGGGCGCTGCCAGGCCTGCTGCCTAGAGCCTTACCCCTCAGGGAGCAGCAGTAACTGA
- the LOC118832851 gene encoding methyl-CpG-binding domain protein 1-like isoform X4, which translates to MAEDWLDCPVLGPGWKRRESFRKSGATCGRSDTYYQSPTGERIRSKVELTRFLGPDCDLTCFDFKRGVLQHLPTKAPSSQKKKKRVWPRKAVPSIKEEQPPEPQLGSPAPQHPLAIWCENCGANILGDSAGRQRLRSLCKTCRAQRNAFNREQRTFKRVGCGDCAACQMTEDCGICTACVVQLPQPGTPRLPQSQCAQRRCLKIINKSFSCGLCSGCQTKEDCGACRICERKGKPGLKRHWKCLQRRCLKKRIMKRPRGLAAQKIPGRWPAQVVGPSGTAKRNIGCKTKEPKWGQGSPAPSKLRYSSRRQSRRCGACAACQRCVDCGQCDFCQDKPKFGGCNQKRQKCRWRQCLHFAMKRLLPTARWDSPAVEGAALPRYRSRRRKGALVKQAKSGGLQGQRLVTEALSSGLEQKGLPVLTEELGPGFMLPPETDLVILQEQEGGEGIPVLRAPACILLQEYECPGLGVFIASPSVKQEVESYGDQTPGAASPLPAGFSSGLCNKGANRGQLQNPVKQEESFGNGEEEEEAAKATTPVIMEIYSLSGATPTPVGPYVGLDSVLQEFLAELNELPLPAHWEVLPPRGPDLCIIQRSPLSTMAAAVIHIQPGLYFHVVVQDVPVPPSHELYLAHPLRLTTVDEVVELICNLEAYHLCPGWPGRWEQGSRSPDCDVLVYEGRCQACCLEPYPSGSSSN; encoded by the exons ATGGCGGAAGACTGGCTGGATTGCCCCGTGTTGGGCCCTGGCTGGAAGCGCCGGGAATCTTTCCGAAAGTCTGGAGCCACTTGTGGTCGTTCGGATACCTACTACCAGAG CCCTACTGGAGAGAGGATCCGGAGTAAGGTCGAGCTCACTCGCTTCTTGGGGCCTGACTGTGATCTCACTTGTTTCGATTTTAAACGGGGTGTTCTCCAACATTTGCCGACCAAG GCACCGTCCtctcaaaagaagaagaaacgAGTTTGGCCCAGGAAGGCAGTGCCTTCCATCAAAGAGGAGCAGCCTCCGGAGCCCCAACTTGGCTCACCTGCCCCCCAGCACCCTCTGGCTAT ATGGTGTGAAAACTGTGGTGCCAACATCTTGGGGGACAGCGCTGGGCGTCAGCGACTGCGGTCTCTATGTAAAACCTGCCGAG CCCAGAGAAATGCCTTCAACCGGGAACAAAGAACATTCAAG CGAGTGGGCTGTGGTGACTGCGCAGCCTGCCAGATGACTGAGGACTGTGGCATCTGCACCGCCTGTGTTGTGCAGCTTCCCCAGCCTGGCACTCCCCGGCTCCCCCAAAGCCAGTGTGCCCAGCGCCGCTGCCTCAAGATCATTAATAAG AGCTTCAGCTGTGGTCTCTGTTCTGGCTGTCAAACCAAGGAGGATTGTGGGGCCTGCCGGATTTGTGAGCGCAAAGGGAAACCGGGCCTCAAAAGGCACTGGAAATGCCTTCAGCGGCGCTGTCTCAAG AAGCGGATAATGAAGAGACCTCGAGGGTTGGCTGCTCAGAAGATCCCAGGCAGGTGGCCAGCTCAAGTCGTCGGCCCTTCCGGCACTGCCAAG CGCAACATTGGTTGTAAGACCAAAGAGCCAAAGTGGGGCCAGGGCTCCCCCGCACCTTCCAAACTG CGCTACTCCAGCCGCCGGCAGAGCCGCAGATGTGGGGCCTGTGCAGCGTGCCAGCGCTGTGTGGACTGTGGCCAGTGCGACTTCTGCCAGGACAAGCCCAAATTTGGGGGCTGTAACCAGAAGCGCCAGAAGTGCCGGTGGAGGCAGTGCCTGCATTTTGCCATG AAACGTCTGCTGCCTACAGCCAGGTGGGACAGCCCTGCTGTAGAGGGGGCAGCTCTGCCTCGGTACCGGTCACGCCGTAGGAAGGGGGCCTTGGTTAAGCAGGCCAAATCTGGGGGCCTCCAGGGCCAGAGGCTGGTCACTGAGGCACTCAGCAGTGGGCTTGAG CAGAAGGGGCTCCCTGTACTGACGGAGGAGCTTGGTCCTGGTTTTATGCTGCCCCCGGAGACTGACCTGGTCATCCTGCAGGAGCAGGAGGGGGGTGAGGGCATCCCTGTGCTCCGTGCCCCAGCCTGCATCCTCCTCCAG GAGTATGAGTGTCCAGGCCTTGGGGTGTTTATCGCATCCCCCTCAGTGAAGCAGGAGGTTGAGAGTTATGGGGACCAAACTCCTGGAGctgcctccccactccctgcAGGCTTCTCCTCTGGCCTGTGCAACAAG ggaGCTAATAGGGGCCAGCTACAGAATCCTGTGAAACAAGAGGAAAGCTTTGgaaatggggaggaggaagaggaggcagccaAGGCAACCACTCCTGTG ATCATGGAGATTTACAGTCTGAGCGGTGCCACCCCAACACCAGTGGGGCCCTATGTAGGCCTGGACAGCGTCCTCCAAGAGTTTCTGGCGGAGCTGAATGAGCTGCCACTGCCAGCCCACTGGGAGGTCCTGCCACCGAGGGGGCCTGACCTGTGCATCATCCAACGTTCCCCCTTGTCCACCATGGCTGCTGCAGTCATCCACATCCAGCCAGGCCTCTATTTCCATGTGGTGGTGCAAGATGTCCCTGTCCCACCCAGCCACGAGCTCTACTTGGCCCACCCATTGCGACTCACCACTGTGGATGAGGTGGTGGAACTCATCTGCAACCTGGAGGCTTACCATCTGTGCCCTGGCTGGCCTGGCCGCTGGGAGCAGGGCTCACGTTCTCCAGACTGTGACGTCCTAGTGTATGAGGGGCGCTGCCAGGCCTGCTGCCTAGAGCCTTACCCCTCAGGGAGCAGCAGTAACTGA
- the LOC118832851 gene encoding methyl-CpG-binding domain protein 1-like isoform X5 produces MAEDWLDCPVLGPGWKRRESFRKSGATCGRSDTYYQSPTGERIRSKVELTRFLGPDCDLTCFDFKRGVLQHLPTKAPSSQKKKKRVWPRKAVPSIKEEQPPEPQLGSPAPQHPLAIWCENCGANILGDSAGRQRLRSLCKTCRAQRNAFNREQRTFKRVGCGDCAACQMTEDCGICTACVVQLPQPGTPRLPQSQCAQRRCLKIINKSFSCGLCSGCQTKEDCGACRICERKGKPGLKRHWKCLQRRCLKKRIMKRPRGLAAQKIPGRWPAQVVGPSGTAKRNIGCKTKEPKWGQGSPAPSKLRYSSRRQSRRCGACAACQRCVDCGQCDFCQDKPKFGGCNQKRQKCRWRQCLHFAMKRLLPTARWDSPAVEGAALPRYRSRRRKGALVKQAKSGGLQGQRLVTEALSSGLEKGLPVLTEELGPGFMLPPETDLVILQEQEGGEGIPVLRAPACILLQEYECPGLGVFIASPSVKQEVESYGDQTPGAASPLPAGFSSGLCNKGANRGQLQNPVKQEESFGNGEEEEEAAKATTPVIMEIYSLSGATPTPVGPYVGLDSVLQEFLAELNELPLPAHWEVLPPRGPDLCIIQRSPLSTMAAAVIHIQPGLYFHVVVQDVPVPPSHELYLAHPLRLTTVDEVVELICNLEAYHLCPGWPGRWEQGSRSPDCDVLVYEGRCQACCLEPYPSGSSSN; encoded by the exons ATGGCGGAAGACTGGCTGGATTGCCCCGTGTTGGGCCCTGGCTGGAAGCGCCGGGAATCTTTCCGAAAGTCTGGAGCCACTTGTGGTCGTTCGGATACCTACTACCAGAG CCCTACTGGAGAGAGGATCCGGAGTAAGGTCGAGCTCACTCGCTTCTTGGGGCCTGACTGTGATCTCACTTGTTTCGATTTTAAACGGGGTGTTCTCCAACATTTGCCGACCAAG GCACCGTCCtctcaaaagaagaagaaacgAGTTTGGCCCAGGAAGGCAGTGCCTTCCATCAAAGAGGAGCAGCCTCCGGAGCCCCAACTTGGCTCACCTGCCCCCCAGCACCCTCTGGCTAT ATGGTGTGAAAACTGTGGTGCCAACATCTTGGGGGACAGCGCTGGGCGTCAGCGACTGCGGTCTCTATGTAAAACCTGCCGAG CCCAGAGAAATGCCTTCAACCGGGAACAAAGAACATTCAAG CGAGTGGGCTGTGGTGACTGCGCAGCCTGCCAGATGACTGAGGACTGTGGCATCTGCACCGCCTGTGTTGTGCAGCTTCCCCAGCCTGGCACTCCCCGGCTCCCCCAAAGCCAGTGTGCCCAGCGCCGCTGCCTCAAGATCATTAATAAG AGCTTCAGCTGTGGTCTCTGTTCTGGCTGTCAAACCAAGGAGGATTGTGGGGCCTGCCGGATTTGTGAGCGCAAAGGGAAACCGGGCCTCAAAAGGCACTGGAAATGCCTTCAGCGGCGCTGTCTCAAG AAGCGGATAATGAAGAGACCTCGAGGGTTGGCTGCTCAGAAGATCCCAGGCAGGTGGCCAGCTCAAGTCGTCGGCCCTTCCGGCACTGCCAAG CGCAACATTGGTTGTAAGACCAAAGAGCCAAAGTGGGGCCAGGGCTCCCCCGCACCTTCCAAACTG CGCTACTCCAGCCGCCGGCAGAGCCGCAGATGTGGGGCCTGTGCAGCGTGCCAGCGCTGTGTGGACTGTGGCCAGTGCGACTTCTGCCAGGACAAGCCCAAATTTGGGGGCTGTAACCAGAAGCGCCAGAAGTGCCGGTGGAGGCAGTGCCTGCATTTTGCCATG AAACGTCTGCTGCCTACAGCCAGGTGGGACAGCCCTGCTGTAGAGGGGGCAGCTCTGCCTCGGTACCGGTCACGCCGTAGGAAGGGGGCCTTGGTTAAGCAGGCCAAATCTGGGGGCCTCCAGGGCCAGAGGCTGGTCACTGAGGCACTCAGCAGTGGGCTTGAG AAGGGGCTCCCTGTACTGACGGAGGAGCTTGGTCCTGGTTTTATGCTGCCCCCGGAGACTGACCTGGTCATCCTGCAGGAGCAGGAGGGGGGTGAGGGCATCCCTGTGCTCCGTGCCCCAGCCTGCATCCTCCTCCAG GAGTATGAGTGTCCAGGCCTTGGGGTGTTTATCGCATCCCCCTCAGTGAAGCAGGAGGTTGAGAGTTATGGGGACCAAACTCCTGGAGctgcctccccactccctgcAGGCTTCTCCTCTGGCCTGTGCAACAAG ggaGCTAATAGGGGCCAGCTACAGAATCCTGTGAAACAAGAGGAAAGCTTTGgaaatggggaggaggaagaggaggcagccaAGGCAACCACTCCTGTG ATCATGGAGATTTACAGTCTGAGCGGTGCCACCCCAACACCAGTGGGGCCCTATGTAGGCCTGGACAGCGTCCTCCAAGAGTTTCTGGCGGAGCTGAATGAGCTGCCACTGCCAGCCCACTGGGAGGTCCTGCCACCGAGGGGGCCTGACCTGTGCATCATCCAACGTTCCCCCTTGTCCACCATGGCTGCTGCAGTCATCCACATCCAGCCAGGCCTCTATTTCCATGTGGTGGTGCAAGATGTCCCTGTCCCACCCAGCCACGAGCTCTACTTGGCCCACCCATTGCGACTCACCACTGTGGATGAGGTGGTGGAACTCATCTGCAACCTGGAGGCTTACCATCTGTGCCCTGGCTGGCCTGGCCGCTGGGAGCAGGGCTCACGTTCTCCAGACTGTGACGTCCTAGTGTATGAGGGGCGCTGCCAGGCCTGCTGCCTAGAGCCTTACCCCTCAGGGAGCAGCAGTAACTGA
- the LOC118832851 gene encoding methyl-CpG-binding domain protein 1-like isoform X8, which yields MAEDWLDCPVLGPGWKRRESFRKSGATCGRSDTYYQSPTGERIRSKVELTRFLGPDCDLTCFDFKRGVLQHLPTKAPSSQKKKKRVWPRKAVPSIKEEQPPEPQLGSPAPQHPLAIWCENCGANILGDSAGRQRLRSLCKTCRAQRNAFNREQRTFKRVGCGDCAACQMTEDCGICTACVVQLPQPGTPRLPQSQCAQRRCLKIINKSFSCGLCSGCQTKEDCGACRICERKGKPGLKRHWKCLQRRCLKKRIMKRPRGLAAQKIPGRWPAQVVGPSGTAKDRPPSKLPRSQVRCLMRLPTVVTRNIGCKTKEPKWGQGSPAPSKLQKGLPVLTEELGPGFMLPPETDLVILQEQEGGEGIPVLRAPACILLQEYECPGLGVFIASPSVKQEVESYGDQTPGAASPLPAGFSSGLCNKGANRGQLQNPVKQEESFGNGEEEEEAAKATTPVIMEIYSLSGATPTPVGPYVGLDSVLQEFLAELNELPLPAHWEVLPPRGPDLCIIQRSPLSTMAAAVIHIQPGLYFHVVVQDVPVPPSHELYLAHPLRLTTVDEVVELICNLEAYHLCPGWPGRWEQGSRSPDCDVLVYEGRCQACCLEPYPSGSSSN from the exons ATGGCGGAAGACTGGCTGGATTGCCCCGTGTTGGGCCCTGGCTGGAAGCGCCGGGAATCTTTCCGAAAGTCTGGAGCCACTTGTGGTCGTTCGGATACCTACTACCAGAG CCCTACTGGAGAGAGGATCCGGAGTAAGGTCGAGCTCACTCGCTTCTTGGGGCCTGACTGTGATCTCACTTGTTTCGATTTTAAACGGGGTGTTCTCCAACATTTGCCGACCAAG GCACCGTCCtctcaaaagaagaagaaacgAGTTTGGCCCAGGAAGGCAGTGCCTTCCATCAAAGAGGAGCAGCCTCCGGAGCCCCAACTTGGCTCACCTGCCCCCCAGCACCCTCTGGCTAT ATGGTGTGAAAACTGTGGTGCCAACATCTTGGGGGACAGCGCTGGGCGTCAGCGACTGCGGTCTCTATGTAAAACCTGCCGAG CCCAGAGAAATGCCTTCAACCGGGAACAAAGAACATTCAAG CGAGTGGGCTGTGGTGACTGCGCAGCCTGCCAGATGACTGAGGACTGTGGCATCTGCACCGCCTGTGTTGTGCAGCTTCCCCAGCCTGGCACTCCCCGGCTCCCCCAAAGCCAGTGTGCCCAGCGCCGCTGCCTCAAGATCATTAATAAG AGCTTCAGCTGTGGTCTCTGTTCTGGCTGTCAAACCAAGGAGGATTGTGGGGCCTGCCGGATTTGTGAGCGCAAAGGGAAACCGGGCCTCAAAAGGCACTGGAAATGCCTTCAGCGGCGCTGTCTCAAG AAGCGGATAATGAAGAGACCTCGAGGGTTGGCTGCTCAGAAGATCCCAGGCAGGTGGCCAGCTCAAGTCGTCGGCCCTTCCGGCACTGCCAAG GACAGGCCACCTTCAAAGCTACCCAGGAGCCAGGTTCGATGTCTGATGAGGCTCCCCACAGTGGTGACA CGCAACATTGGTTGTAAGACCAAAGAGCCAAAGTGGGGCCAGGGCTCCCCCGCACCTTCCAAACTG CAGAAGGGGCTCCCTGTACTGACGGAGGAGCTTGGTCCTGGTTTTATGCTGCCCCCGGAGACTGACCTGGTCATCCTGCAGGAGCAGGAGGGGGGTGAGGGCATCCCTGTGCTCCGTGCCCCAGCCTGCATCCTCCTCCAG GAGTATGAGTGTCCAGGCCTTGGGGTGTTTATCGCATCCCCCTCAGTGAAGCAGGAGGTTGAGAGTTATGGGGACCAAACTCCTGGAGctgcctccccactccctgcAGGCTTCTCCTCTGGCCTGTGCAACAAG ggaGCTAATAGGGGCCAGCTACAGAATCCTGTGAAACAAGAGGAAAGCTTTGgaaatggggaggaggaagaggaggcagccaAGGCAACCACTCCTGTG ATCATGGAGATTTACAGTCTGAGCGGTGCCACCCCAACACCAGTGGGGCCCTATGTAGGCCTGGACAGCGTCCTCCAAGAGTTTCTGGCGGAGCTGAATGAGCTGCCACTGCCAGCCCACTGGGAGGTCCTGCCACCGAGGGGGCCTGACCTGTGCATCATCCAACGTTCCCCCTTGTCCACCATGGCTGCTGCAGTCATCCACATCCAGCCAGGCCTCTATTTCCATGTGGTGGTGCAAGATGTCCCTGTCCCACCCAGCCACGAGCTCTACTTGGCCCACCCATTGCGACTCACCACTGTGGATGAGGTGGTGGAACTCATCTGCAACCTGGAGGCTTACCATCTGTGCCCTGGCTGGCCTGGCCGCTGGGAGCAGGGCTCACGTTCTCCAGACTGTGACGTCCTAGTGTATGAGGGGCGCTGCCAGGCCTGCTGCCTAGAGCCTTACCCCTCAGGGAGCAGCAGTAACTGA
- the LOC118832851 gene encoding methyl-CpG-binding domain protein 1-like isoform X7, with protein MAEDWLDCPVLGPGWKRRESFRKSGATCGRSDTYYQSPTGERIRSKVELTRFLGPDCDLTCFDFKRGVLQHLPTKAPSSQKKKKRVWPRKAVPSIKEEQPPEPQLGSPAPQHPLAIWCENCGANILGDSAGRQRLRSLCKTCRAQRNAFNREQRTFKRVGCGDCAACQMTEDCGICTACVVQLPQPGTPRLPQSQCAQRRCLKIINKSFSCGLCSGCQTKEDCGACRICERKGKPGLKRHWKCLQRRCLKKRIMKRPRGLAAQKIPGRWPAQVVGPSGTAKDRPPSKLPRSQVRCLMRLPTVVTRNIGCKTKEPKWGQGSPAPSKLRYSSRRQSRRCGACAACQRCVDCGQCDFCQDKPKFGGCNQKRQKCRWRQCLHFAMKGLPVLTEELGPGFMLPPETDLVILQEQEGGEGIPVLRAPACILLQEYECPGLGVFIASPSVKQEVESYGDQTPGAASPLPAGFSSGLCNKGANRGQLQNPVKQEESFGNGEEEEEAAKATTPVIMEIYSLSGATPTPVGPYVGLDSVLQEFLAELNELPLPAHWEVLPPRGPDLCIIQRSPLSTMAAAVIHIQPGLYFHVVVQDVPVPPSHELYLAHPLRLTTVDEVVELICNLEAYHLCPGWPGRWEQGSRSPDCDVLVYEGRCQACCLEPYPSGSSSN; from the exons ATGGCGGAAGACTGGCTGGATTGCCCCGTGTTGGGCCCTGGCTGGAAGCGCCGGGAATCTTTCCGAAAGTCTGGAGCCACTTGTGGTCGTTCGGATACCTACTACCAGAG CCCTACTGGAGAGAGGATCCGGAGTAAGGTCGAGCTCACTCGCTTCTTGGGGCCTGACTGTGATCTCACTTGTTTCGATTTTAAACGGGGTGTTCTCCAACATTTGCCGACCAAG GCACCGTCCtctcaaaagaagaagaaacgAGTTTGGCCCAGGAAGGCAGTGCCTTCCATCAAAGAGGAGCAGCCTCCGGAGCCCCAACTTGGCTCACCTGCCCCCCAGCACCCTCTGGCTAT ATGGTGTGAAAACTGTGGTGCCAACATCTTGGGGGACAGCGCTGGGCGTCAGCGACTGCGGTCTCTATGTAAAACCTGCCGAG CCCAGAGAAATGCCTTCAACCGGGAACAAAGAACATTCAAG CGAGTGGGCTGTGGTGACTGCGCAGCCTGCCAGATGACTGAGGACTGTGGCATCTGCACCGCCTGTGTTGTGCAGCTTCCCCAGCCTGGCACTCCCCGGCTCCCCCAAAGCCAGTGTGCCCAGCGCCGCTGCCTCAAGATCATTAATAAG AGCTTCAGCTGTGGTCTCTGTTCTGGCTGTCAAACCAAGGAGGATTGTGGGGCCTGCCGGATTTGTGAGCGCAAAGGGAAACCGGGCCTCAAAAGGCACTGGAAATGCCTTCAGCGGCGCTGTCTCAAG AAGCGGATAATGAAGAGACCTCGAGGGTTGGCTGCTCAGAAGATCCCAGGCAGGTGGCCAGCTCAAGTCGTCGGCCCTTCCGGCACTGCCAAG GACAGGCCACCTTCAAAGCTACCCAGGAGCCAGGTTCGATGTCTGATGAGGCTCCCCACAGTGGTGACA CGCAACATTGGTTGTAAGACCAAAGAGCCAAAGTGGGGCCAGGGCTCCCCCGCACCTTCCAAACTG CGCTACTCCAGCCGCCGGCAGAGCCGCAGATGTGGGGCCTGTGCAGCGTGCCAGCGCTGTGTGGACTGTGGCCAGTGCGACTTCTGCCAGGACAAGCCCAAATTTGGGGGCTGTAACCAGAAGCGCCAGAAGTGCCGGTGGAGGCAGTGCCTGCATTTTGCCATG AAGGGGCTCCCTGTACTGACGGAGGAGCTTGGTCCTGGTTTTATGCTGCCCCCGGAGACTGACCTGGTCATCCTGCAGGAGCAGGAGGGGGGTGAGGGCATCCCTGTGCTCCGTGCCCCAGCCTGCATCCTCCTCCAG GAGTATGAGTGTCCAGGCCTTGGGGTGTTTATCGCATCCCCCTCAGTGAAGCAGGAGGTTGAGAGTTATGGGGACCAAACTCCTGGAGctgcctccccactccctgcAGGCTTCTCCTCTGGCCTGTGCAACAAG ggaGCTAATAGGGGCCAGCTACAGAATCCTGTGAAACAAGAGGAAAGCTTTGgaaatggggaggaggaagaggaggcagccaAGGCAACCACTCCTGTG ATCATGGAGATTTACAGTCTGAGCGGTGCCACCCCAACACCAGTGGGGCCCTATGTAGGCCTGGACAGCGTCCTCCAAGAGTTTCTGGCGGAGCTGAATGAGCTGCCACTGCCAGCCCACTGGGAGGTCCTGCCACCGAGGGGGCCTGACCTGTGCATCATCCAACGTTCCCCCTTGTCCACCATGGCTGCTGCAGTCATCCACATCCAGCCAGGCCTCTATTTCCATGTGGTGGTGCAAGATGTCCCTGTCCCACCCAGCCACGAGCTCTACTTGGCCCACCCATTGCGACTCACCACTGTGGATGAGGTGGTGGAACTCATCTGCAACCTGGAGGCTTACCATCTGTGCCCTGGCTGGCCTGGCCGCTGGGAGCAGGGCTCACGTTCTCCAGACTGTGACGTCCTAGTGTATGAGGGGCGCTGCCAGGCCTGCTGCCTAGAGCCTTACCCCTCAGGGAGCAGCAGTAACTGA